CCGGCGGCATCGGCTTCCTCCACATAGGAAGCACGCTTGCCAATCACCACGGCCAGTTCCACTTCCCAGTCGGTTTTCACCGAGTTTCGGGGGATAATGATGTCATCGAAAGGCCCGACCAGCGCGGTGGTTGACTTCAGAAACAGCACCGGCTCGACGGGCGGCGTGGCGCCTACCTCGCGGGCGTGGTCGGAGTAGTTCAGCCCAATGCACACGATTTTGGATGGCCGGGCCACGGGCGGTCCCAGGCGCTCGGTATCGGCCACCAAGGGCAGCTGGCTGGCATTGGCCCGCACAAATTGAGCTAGCCGCTGCAGGCCATCGTGCTCAAAAAAGGCTTCGTTGTAGTCTTCGCCAAACGCGGACACGTCGTAGCGCTGGGTGCCCTGTAGAATGCCGGGCTTTTCCTGGCCGGGCAGGCCGTAGCGGATTAGTTTCATAGCGAATAAGGGTGGAAAGGCGGGTTGACATAACGCAGAACGTCATGCTGAGCGCAGCCGAAGCATCTCGCGTGCTGTAACTAATCTTATTGATTGAGTCTACTATTGCACGCGAGATGCTTCGGCTGCGCTCAGCATGACGGCCTATGGCGCTTTGCCTGAAAGCTTACCAGTAAATGGTGTAGAGCGTGGTGAGGATAACCATGATGGCAATGGAGCCGATGGCAAAGCCGCGGGTGGTTTTGAACATGCTCCGGTCTACTTC
This region of Hymenobacter sedentarius genomic DNA includes:
- a CDS encoding fumarylacetoacetate hydrolase family protein, whose protein sequence is MKLIRYGLPGQEKPGILQGTQRYDVSAFGEDYNEAFFEHDGLQRLAQFVRANASQLPLVADTERLGPPVARPSKIVCIGLNYSDHAREVGATPPVEPVLFLKSTTALVGPFDDIIIPRNSVKTDWEVELAVVIGKRASYVEEADAAGYIAGYTLHNDVSEREFQMERSGTWDKGKGCDTFAPVGPFLATPDEVGDVDNLRLWLTLNGTMVQDGTTANLIFNIPFIIAYVSQFMTLLPGDIISTGTPAGVGLGFKPPVYLQPGDVVELGIDGLGTSRQVLKAYAG